A region from the Triticum aestivum cultivar Chinese Spring chromosome 3D, IWGSC CS RefSeq v2.1, whole genome shotgun sequence genome encodes:
- the LOC123074833 gene encoding uncharacterized protein — MLSSSSVNRGDVDAVRPLVVADGHVPASRRTPDVLQDAPVPPPRTLDPHSPLSLSPLLDLEGLEPPPPWSPWPAWPPLPPSRERSSTTSVVVYCIIYKEQLELLASSSSCSPSSSTSGTGDRYHRSMCFKPPPSTLGCSTSSPCWSPGA; from the coding sequence ATGTTGTCTTCCTCCTCTGTTAACAGAGGGGATGTGGACGCCGTGCGGCCGCTCGTGGTCGCGGATGGCCACGTGCCGGCCAGCCGCCGCACCCCCGACGTCCTACAAGACGCCCCTGTCCCCCCTCCACGAACCCTAGATCCCCATTCGCCCCTCTCCCTGTCCCCTCTCCTCGATCTGGAAGGACTtgaaccgccgccgccatggagccCCTGGCCCGCGTGGCCACCATTGCCCCCGAGTCGTGAGAGGTCGTCCACAACAAGCGTCGTCGTCTACTGCATCATCTACAAGGAGCAGCTCGAGCTCCTCGCCTCTTCATCGAGCtgttcgccgtcgtcttcaacctctggcacCGGAGATCGCTACCACCGCTCCATGTGCTTTAAGCCTCCCCCGAGCACACTAGGCTGCTCTACGAGTTCTCC